In Streptococcus parauberis NCFD 2020, the sequence GCAAGAAGTCGTGAGTTTTGTAAATTTAAATCTTTATAGTTAACCATCAAGGCAATTCCCGTTCCTATTAAGAAAAGGATCCCTCCGTTAATCACATCCATGATTAAGAGAACCATAATGGCAATTGTTAGTGCCAAGTTAAATACGATTAGTTTAGGTCGTTTGTAGTCAATATTATTTAATGTCACATCATCAATAATGTGCTTGGTTTCGTCCTCAGAGAGAATACCCATACCTTTTTTATAACCAAGTCTTTTTCTTTCTTTTTTTCCATAAGTATAAGCTTGGAAAATACAAAGTAAAGCGGCCGCAAACATTCCTGGCAAGACTGGAAGGAGGAATTCTTTTGGTCCTATATTTAAAACTGGCATCGCACGCGCCATTGGTCCACTCCATGGAACCAAGTTCATTACAGAATTACCAAACCCAATAATAGCTGCTAAGTAAATCTGTTTCATTCCCATTTTTTTATACATCAATAACATGGCAGCAGTTACAATCAAAACTGTAGTTGTACCATCACCATCAAGTGAAACAGCTAAAGTGATTAATGCTGACGCAATGGTGATTTTCATCGGGTCACCTTTTGCCCATTTAATCATGTATACAGCTAAGGGATCAAAAAGACCAACATCTAACATTACTGAGAAATATAAAATAGCAAATAATAGCAAAGTGATTGTCGGTGCAACCCCGGCTGTTATTTTCCCAGCATCACCTGCTTTAAAGTAGAGTCCTTCAAAAATCCATTTAAAGGCATCTAAAATTGGTGTATTTGTAGCAATGGCTGCTATGATACCAAATACTACTGGTACTAGAACTA encodes:
- a CDS encoding CitMHS family transporter — its product is MLAILGYLMILTFMVLLLTKKVTPFNGLVLVPVVFGIIAAIATNTPILDAFKWIFEGLYFKAGDAGKITAGVAPTITLLLFAILYFSVMLDVGLFDPLAVYMIKWAKGDPMKITIASALITLAVSLDGDGTTTVLIVTAAMLLMYKKMGMKQIYLAAIIGFGNSVMNLVPWSGPMARAMPVLNIGPKEFLLPVLPGMFAAALLCIFQAYTYGKKERKRLGYKKGMGILSEDETKHIIDDVTLNNIDYKRPKLIVFNLALTIAIMVLLIMDVINGGILFLIGTGIALMVNYKDLNLQNSRLLANGAEALGPVSLVFGAGVIMGILNGSGMSSAIATQLVSMIPESLGGYIPLILALISLPGLFFLPNDAFYFGILPVIAPIAYSYGATPVEIGVASLMGQAIRFASPLVAFLYVLVDRTEVSFVDYQKEYLKWGFISFALQLTIAILTGAIPI